A genomic stretch from Nitrospirota bacterium includes:
- the recJ gene encoding single-stranded-DNA-specific exonuclease RecJ, translating to MKKRWIMGEGNHVLQSKLCAELDISPLVSKILINRGISDLTSAGEFLNVSFKNLIDPFRLNDMEKAVGRLIQIAEQKGRILVSGDYDVDGVTASALYLEFFRKLDIDVSLYIPDRIKDGYGLNESIVNIARSQGIDVILTADCGTASAVTIKSAMDLGIDVIVTDHHECPPDLPPAFALINPNRHDSTYPFKGLPGVGVAFKLIQALTMALSSHSEQRAFDDDLSSYLDLVALGVIADVAPLTGENRYFVKEGLKLLTSEKRVGVAALKEAAGIKGNDVSSGTVSFMLAPRINASGRLSRADDAVKLLITDNPEEARGIALYLDGVNQERQKIEAKIRNEARDRILKEMDAEKQKVFVMASHEWHQGVVGIVASKIVDEFYRPCVMISLQEDGIGKGSARSIPGFNLYEGLEACSNLLEKFGGHKYAAGLTIKEGNIPMLRERLSDIVTERVRKEDFTPRLVMDAEIDPEDINFPLLKEMALLPPYGVSNPEPVIMSRGLRLSESRIVGKDHLKVRLKRGRAIWDGIGFGMATAYNNIITSDKEIDVAYTPELNLWQGTYRIQLKLRDMRVSESNAELAMSNKQ from the coding sequence GCAACCATGTCCTTCAAAGCAAACTGTGCGCTGAACTTGATATCTCTCCCCTGGTGTCAAAGATACTGATTAACAGGGGTATCAGTGACCTGACGTCTGCCGGTGAATTTCTTAATGTGTCATTTAAAAATCTTATAGACCCGTTCAGGTTAAACGACATGGAGAAGGCAGTCGGCCGCCTTATACAAATCGCTGAACAAAAAGGCCGCATACTTGTATCAGGTGATTATGATGTGGACGGCGTTACTGCAAGTGCACTCTACCTCGAATTTTTCAGAAAACTGGACATAGATGTGAGTCTATATATACCTGACAGGATAAAGGATGGATATGGACTTAATGAATCTATTGTTAATATTGCCAGGTCGCAGGGAATTGATGTAATACTGACAGCTGATTGCGGCACAGCATCAGCAGTTACAATAAAGTCAGCCATGGACCTGGGCATTGATGTTATAGTGACGGACCATCATGAGTGTCCCCCGGATCTTCCGCCGGCATTTGCACTGATAAACCCAAACAGGCATGACTCTACCTACCCGTTCAAAGGTCTTCCAGGTGTTGGTGTTGCGTTCAAACTTATACAGGCCCTTACCATGGCATTGAGTTCTCATTCCGAACAACGTGCCTTCGATGATGATCTTTCTTCTTATCTTGACCTCGTTGCACTGGGTGTTATTGCTGATGTTGCTCCTCTTACAGGGGAGAACAGGTATTTTGTGAAAGAAGGTTTAAAGCTGCTGACTTCTGAGAAAAGGGTGGGTGTTGCGGCGCTTAAAGAGGCCGCAGGGATTAAAGGAAATGATGTGAGCAGCGGTACTGTAAGTTTTATGCTTGCCCCTCGCATTAATGCATCAGGACGTCTCTCCAGGGCCGATGATGCCGTTAAGTTATTGATAACAGACAACCCGGAGGAGGCAAGGGGCATCGCCCTGTATCTTGATGGTGTCAATCAGGAGAGACAGAAAATAGAAGCTAAAATCAGAAATGAGGCCAGAGACAGGATCTTAAAGGAAATGGATGCGGAGAAACAGAAAGTCTTTGTCATGGCTTCACACGAGTGGCATCAGGGTGTAGTGGGGATAGTGGCATCCAAGATTGTGGATGAGTTCTATCGTCCCTGTGTTATGATCTCCTTACAGGAAGATGGCATAGGCAAGGGATCGGCCAGAAGTATCCCTGGTTTCAATTTATATGAGGGCCTTGAAGCATGCAGTAACCTCCTTGAGAAATTTGGCGGCCACAAGTATGCTGCAGGGTTAACGATAAAAGAGGGTAACATACCTATGCTGAGGGAGAGGTTATCAGATATTGTTACAGAGAGGGTAAGGAAAGAGGATTTTACTCCAAGACTGGTTATGGATGCTGAAATAGACCCTGAAGATATCAACTTCCCGCTGTTAAAAGAAATGGCATTACTCCCGCCATATGGTGTATCAAATCCTGAACCTGTAATTATGTCAAGAGGTCTCAGGCTTTCAGAATCACGGATAGTGGGTAAAGACCACTTAAAGGTCAGGCTGAAAAGAGGAAGGGCAATTTGGGATGGAATTGGATTTGGCATGGCAACGGCGTATAATAATATAATAACGAGTGATAAGGAGATAGATGTTGCTTATACTCCGGAGCTCAACTTATGGCAGGGAACTTACAGGATACAGCTGAAGCTCAGGGATATGAGGGTTAGCGAATCAAATGCTGAATTGGCAATGAGTAATAAGCAGTGA
- a CDS encoding bifunctional (p)ppGpp synthetase/guanosine-3',5'-bis(diphosphate) 3'-pyrophosphohydrolase, with protein sequence MPNVEELIQHVMDYNPQADAGLLRRAYSFAAKAHEGQVRKSGEPFLKHPLEVANIIVKMKMDTSSIAVGLLHDTIEDSLVTSDDITSEFGGDIAGIVDGLTKISKVEFMSREEKQAENFRKMVMSMGKDIRVILIKLADRLHNMRTLDPLSPDKQKRIAQETLEIYAPIANRLGIGWMKVELEDLSLRYLKHEAYTEISKKVAMNKAERDKYIEDVIAVVKKNLKVYGFEANVYGRTKHFYSIYMKMERQGIAFEEIHDLSGIRIITETTVNCYAILGMIHSMWTPVPGRFKDFIGVPKSNMYQSLHTTVIGPKGHRVEIQIRTEEMHKLAEEGIAAHWKYKERGQIDTKDHQIYNWLRQMMEWQQDLSDSKQFMDSVKVDLFPDVIYVFTPKGDVKELIRGATPVDLAFAIHTEVGNRCVGAKVNGRMVPLRYTLKSGDTVEIVTNPNHVPSKDWLKFVKTPKARNKLKHIIKMEEQSRSLEIGHKLLEKELQKMGTSLNSFSKLEKTDELLKEHSASNIDDLFILIGYGKLSVKQVIRKVYPEKDGKEEAPEKVDVSRPKRLDGGVKVKGIDDILLHFSKCCSPVPGDKIIGYITRGRGLSIHSVTCPNIDELDFDKDRLIGVEWDVAGTASYPVRISVFTIDRPGLLASVSTSITSSEANISHADISTTEDKKAVLNFVIDVKDLQHLERVIQKIEQLSGVLQVKRLMGR encoded by the coding sequence ATGCCTAACGTCGAAGAATTGATACAACATGTTATGGACTATAATCCCCAGGCAGATGCAGGACTGCTAAGGCGTGCCTACAGTTTTGCCGCAAAGGCTCATGAGGGACAAGTCCGCAAATCAGGAGAACCCTTCCTTAAACATCCGCTTGAAGTTGCAAATATCATTGTAAAGATGAAGATGGATACATCGTCCATTGCCGTAGGTCTGCTTCATGACACCATTGAAGACAGCCTTGTCACCTCTGATGATATAACATCAGAATTCGGGGGCGATATCGCAGGTATTGTTGATGGACTGACCAAGATAAGCAAGGTAGAGTTCATGTCAAGAGAGGAGAAACAGGCAGAAAATTTCAGGAAGATGGTCATGTCCATGGGAAAAGATATCAGGGTCATCCTGATAAAACTTGCGGATCGTCTTCACAACATGAGGACACTTGATCCCCTTTCCCCGGATAAGCAGAAGAGGATTGCCCAGGAGACCTTAGAGATATATGCACCTATTGCAAACCGTCTCGGTATAGGCTGGATGAAGGTCGAACTTGAAGACCTGTCGCTTCGCTACCTGAAACATGAGGCATATACGGAGATTTCAAAAAAGGTCGCCATGAACAAGGCCGAAAGAGACAAATATATTGAAGATGTAATAGCGGTTGTCAAAAAAAATCTAAAAGTATATGGATTTGAGGCTAATGTTTATGGACGGACAAAGCACTTTTACAGTATATACATGAAAATGGAGCGCCAGGGCATTGCCTTCGAGGAGATTCATGACCTATCAGGCATCAGAATTATTACTGAAACCACGGTTAATTGCTACGCAATACTTGGCATGATCCACTCAATGTGGACCCCTGTCCCAGGAAGGTTTAAAGACTTTATCGGAGTACCCAAATCCAATATGTATCAATCTCTTCACACAACTGTCATAGGCCCGAAGGGACACCGGGTCGAGATACAGATAAGGACAGAAGAGATGCATAAGCTGGCTGAAGAAGGTATCGCTGCACATTGGAAATATAAGGAACGGGGTCAGATAGACACGAAAGACCATCAAATATATAACTGGCTCAGGCAGATGATGGAGTGGCAGCAGGACCTCTCAGACAGCAAACAGTTCATGGACTCTGTAAAGGTAGACCTCTTCCCCGATGTTATCTATGTCTTTACCCCAAAGGGTGATGTAAAGGAATTGATAAGAGGGGCTACACCGGTAGACCTTGCGTTTGCAATTCATACTGAGGTAGGCAACCGCTGTGTAGGGGCCAAGGTTAATGGCAGGATGGTACCGTTGAGGTATACTCTCAAGAGTGGTGACACAGTGGAGATCGTTACCAATCCCAACCATGTTCCGAGTAAGGACTGGCTTAAGTTTGTCAAGACCCCGAAGGCAAGGAATAAACTCAAGCACATTATAAAGATGGAGGAACAGAGCCGCAGTCTCGAGATCGGACACAAACTGCTTGAGAAAGAACTCCAGAAAATGGGGACGAGCCTTAACAGTTTTTCGAAGTTGGAAAAGACTGATGAATTGTTGAAGGAGCATTCTGCAAGTAACATTGATGACCTTTTTATACTTATAGGTTATGGCAAGTTATCAGTTAAACAGGTTATACGAAAGGTATATCCTGAAAAAGATGGGAAGGAAGAAGCCCCTGAAAAAGTGGATGTCTCGCGGCCAAAACGATTGGATGGCGGGGTCAAGGTTAAGGGAATAGATGATATACTCCTCCATTTTTCCAAGTGCTGCAGCCCTGTCCCTGGAGACAAGATCATAGGCTACATAACCCGGGGGAGGGGATTGTCAATTCATTCTGTCACCTGTCCGAATATAGATGAACTGGATTTCGATAAAGACCGTCTAATCGGTGTTGAGTGGGATGTTGCAGGAACTGCATCATATCCGGTTCGCATATCAGTCTTCACGATTGACCGTCCGGGACTTCTGGCAAGTGTATCAACCTCCATAACATCTTCAGAGGCGAATATAAGCCATGCCGACATTTCAACCACGGAAGATAAGAAGGCAGTCCTAAATTTTGTTATAGATGTTAAGGACCTGCAGCACCTGGAGAGGGTAATACAAAAGATAGAGCAGTTGAGCGGAGTATTGCAGGTTAAAAGGCTGATGGGAAGGTGA
- a CDS encoding ABC transporter substrate-binding protein: MSISFFILLTPALLFGVEISIITSQELPIYEKTYEGFNNVYKGETRRYDLKGDLMESEKVVRQIKEQPPELIVAIGLLAATVAKENFRKTPIVFCSVFNPERYSLVGDYITGITLNTPVIETLSQIRNLFPDARKIGVLYDPRKNRRTLKQTENLGKTMGFSLIKQKVTSEMDLPNAIRSILVKADLLWIIPDSTILTSDAIDYILMNSFEDRIPIVTFSEDLVKKGALVAFSPDYVSIGEQAARLVLSILSGKKPDNLFIQPAEKNRLIINQKIANKLGLKLNTEAIDFDTEVVIYE, encoded by the coding sequence TTGAGTATCTCCTTTTTTATTCTCCTGACCCCTGCCTTATTATTTGGAGTTGAGATCAGCATAATTACCAGCCAGGAGTTGCCCATTTATGAGAAGACCTATGAAGGGTTCAATAATGTCTATAAAGGTGAAACAAGACGTTATGATCTTAAAGGCGATCTCATGGAATCAGAGAAAGTTGTCAGACAGATCAAGGAACAGCCCCCGGAACTGATAGTTGCAATAGGTCTTCTGGCCGCCACAGTGGCCAAAGAAAATTTCAGGAAAACCCCCATAGTCTTCTGCAGCGTCTTTAATCCCGAACGTTATTCCCTGGTTGGAGATTACATAACAGGTATAACTCTCAATACCCCTGTCATTGAGACGTTGTCTCAGATCAGAAATCTTTTTCCGGATGCCAGGAAGATTGGGGTCCTTTATGATCCCCGAAAAAACAGACGAACATTGAAACAGACTGAGAATTTGGGGAAGACAATGGGGTTTTCCCTGATTAAGCAGAAGGTTACTTCGGAAATGGACCTGCCGAATGCCATTAGATCCATTCTGGTAAAGGCAGATCTATTGTGGATAATCCCAGACAGCACAATACTTACATCAGACGCCATTGACTATATATTAATGAACAGTTTTGAGGATCGTATTCCAATCGTCACCTTTTCGGAAGATCTTGTAAAGAAGGGGGCACTGGTAGCCTTTTCACCAGATTATGTTAGCATAGGAGAACAGGCTGCACGTCTGGTACTGAGCATCTTGAGCGGTAAAAAACCTGACAATCTTTTTATACAGCCAGCAGAGAAAAACAGACTGATTATTAATCAAAAAATTGCAAATAAATTGGGACTTAAATTGAACACTGAGGCGATAGATTTTGATACTGAAGTTGTAATATATGAATAA
- a CDS encoding TonB-dependent receptor yields the protein MRLKTYLILFISLILPVHVMAEEVGNTTEDIFAIFAEEELVMTASKYLQPVSQSPSTITVITAEEIRESGVTTIPDILRRVPGVEVMQASVAEYNVGIRGENKLNSNKLLVMIDGRTVQEDFENHTFWTAFPIVLEEIEQIELIRGPGSSIWGANAFNGVVNIITKKPEDSPVISVSAVGGSESMSMGSFVHASRAGRMDYKFSIGYQRADIFNGRDEAALMVSVPEHGLEVYRGNAALQYHLPGNRSISMSGGFSDTPRYDGPYFGDGWSDSVIDNNYVHFNYQGMQTVLRGYWNRNDVEMKYIEAAVNSPPLITDLHIKSDLYNLEWLYYFNMGQSHKLISGINYQYNDSGGSLLHPDEVRPLNMTGFFFQDAWNPLKRVEIIYGARSDYHTFTHWNLSPRLAFIYHPTLDQTFRLTYGLAYRAPTPMELFSINGGNRELANEKIITYEAGYSLFAFRRLKGEINLFYNQLSDLISEYIDYKNRYNTETYGGEINADLLLTSRIKTFLNYSYQRFNDITGDDPTADRSSAPTHKLNGGLNIGMARGLSTDLSFHYVSDVSYAASVTNRRQLPNDIGSYITVNLHISYRLWKDNLVMAISASNLFDDVHREHPLGDEIGRRFFVSLNFKS from the coding sequence ATGAGATTGAAAACATATCTTATTTTATTCATTAGTCTGATCTTACCTGTTCATGTAATGGCTGAAGAGGTGGGAAATACTACAGAGGATATCTTTGCCATCTTTGCAGAGGAGGAGTTGGTTATGACGGCATCCAAATATCTTCAGCCTGTAAGCCAGTCACCCTCGACTATTACCGTGATAACGGCAGAAGAGATAAGGGAATCCGGTGTGACCACCATACCGGATATCCTGCGGAGAGTTCCAGGCGTGGAGGTCATGCAGGCAAGTGTAGCAGAGTATAATGTGGGTATTCGCGGGGAGAACAAGCTTAATTCGAACAAACTCCTTGTCATGATAGATGGCCGCACGGTTCAGGAAGATTTTGAGAATCACACGTTCTGGACCGCATTTCCAATAGTATTGGAGGAAATTGAACAAATCGAGTTGATCAGGGGGCCAGGATCATCCATATGGGGAGCCAATGCCTTCAATGGAGTAGTGAATATTATCACAAAGAAGCCGGAAGATTCGCCGGTAATTTCTGTTTCTGCGGTCGGTGGCTCGGAGAGTATGTCTATGGGCAGTTTTGTCCATGCCTCAAGGGCCGGAAGAATGGATTATAAATTTTCAATTGGCTATCAAAGGGCTGATATATTTAATGGCCGGGATGAGGCAGCTCTTATGGTAAGTGTCCCGGAACATGGTCTGGAGGTTTACAGGGGTAATGCAGCCCTTCAATACCATCTTCCCGGTAACCGGAGTATTAGCATGTCCGGCGGTTTTAGTGATACTCCCCGTTACGATGGCCCCTATTTCGGGGATGGGTGGAGTGATTCAGTAATTGACAACAATTATGTCCATTTTAATTATCAGGGTATGCAGACCGTCCTGCGTGGTTATTGGAACAGAAATGATGTTGAGATGAAATACATTGAAGCAGCAGTTAACTCGCCGCCCTTGATAACAGATCTGCATATCAAATCTGATCTTTATAATCTGGAGTGGCTTTATTACTTTAATATGGGGCAATCTCATAAATTAATCAGCGGGATCAATTACCAATATAATGATTCAGGAGGGTCTCTGCTTCACCCGGATGAAGTCCGGCCTTTGAACATGACAGGTTTCTTCTTTCAGGACGCATGGAATCCCTTAAAGAGAGTCGAAATCATCTATGGGGCGAGATCTGATTACCATACATTTACTCATTGGAATCTAAGCCCCAGGTTAGCCTTTATTTATCATCCGACGCTTGATCAGACCTTCAGATTAACATATGGTCTTGCCTATCGGGCCCCTACACCAATGGAGTTATTCTCGATCAATGGAGGAAATAGAGAACTTGCTAATGAAAAGATCATAACATATGAGGCTGGTTATTCATTGTTTGCCTTTCGAAGATTAAAGGGAGAGATAAATCTATTCTATAATCAATTGTCAGATCTGATCAGTGAATATATAGATTACAAAAACAGATACAATACTGAAACCTATGGCGGTGAGATTAACGCAGATTTGCTGCTTACCTCAAGGATTAAGACCTTTTTGAACTATTCCTATCAAAGGTTTAATGACATCACAGGGGATGATCCAACAGCGGACAGATCGTCTGCTCCAACTCATAAGCTTAATGGCGGCTTAAATATCGGGATGGCCAGGGGTCTTTCGACCGATCTGTCTTTTCATTATGTGTCAGATGTCTCCTATGCAGCCAGTGTAACAAACAGAAGGCAATTGCCGAACGATATCGGTTCCTACATCACAGTAAACCTGCATATCAGCTATCGTCTTTGGAAAGATAACCTTGTGATGGCCATATCTGCATCCAATTTATTTGATGATGTACACCGCGAGCATCCACTTGGAGATGAAATAGGCAGAAGATTCTTTGTATCTCTTAACTTTAAATCATGA
- a CDS encoding pyridoxine 5'-phosphate synthase — protein MTRLGVNIDHVATLRQARGGREPEPVAAAILVESAGADGIVVHLREDRRHIQDRDLKLLRQVVTTRLNLEMAPAEEIVNIAVKVKPELVTLVPERREELTTEGGLNVIKHKEMLKRVIARFHKNKINVSIFIDPDSKQIQAARDTGAGIIEIHTGHYANASSLQLEAEEKQAIVNAALFARGIGLDVSAGHGLNYRNVRAIAGINEIEELNIGHSLISRALLVGLEQAVREMKQLMI, from the coding sequence ATGACGCGTTTAGGTGTTAACATCGATCACGTTGCCACGCTCAGGCAGGCACGCGGCGGACGTGAACCTGAACCAGTTGCGGCTGCAATTCTTGTCGAATCAGCAGGTGCAGATGGGATTGTGGTACATCTCCGCGAAGACCGGCGGCATATACAGGACAGGGATCTGAAATTGCTTAGACAGGTAGTGACTACACGCCTTAATCTTGAGATGGCCCCTGCTGAGGAGATCGTCAATATAGCTGTTAAGGTCAAACCTGAGCTTGTCACGCTTGTGCCGGAGCGAAGGGAGGAACTTACAACTGAAGGCGGTCTGAACGTTATAAAACACAAAGAAATGTTGAAGAGAGTAATCGCCAGGTTTCATAAAAACAAAATTAATGTATCAATATTTATTGATCCTGACTCAAAGCAGATACAGGCAGCACGTGATACAGGCGCTGGAATAATCGAGATTCATACCGGGCATTATGCTAATGCCTCTTCTCTTCAACTGGAAGCTGAGGAAAAACAGGCAATAGTGAACGCAGCTCTGTTCGCAAGAGGAATAGGATTAGACGTCTCAGCGGGTCATGGACTTAATTACAGAAATGTAAGGGCGATAGCAGGAATTAACGAGATTGAGGAATTAAATATCGGCCACAGCTTAATATCACGGGCACTACTGGTGGGATTAGAACAGGCCGTCCGCGAGATGAAACAACTCATGATTTAA
- a CDS encoding flagellar brake protein, translated as MEKTKIHSSEPYLNLHMPVGTELMIEIVDLKIRVKSTVVGIDYNKFILVNASSLNVVAGGYMDGTIITSPIIIRYLCDGYVYGFKTEVLNIVYKPEKLIFFAYPKEIEEYNIRSNPRYECSLPAEAKIGDFAIDLVIINISKNGCGCVVKTSGGINKEQLFELLKTDMKIDLTMQLPGIENKLGVKSAIRHINAGDDPITIGLIFEDMVSDVKMNLDKFISLVSIV; from the coding sequence ATGGAAAAAACTAAAATACACTCCTCTGAACCTTATCTCAATCTGCATATGCCGGTTGGCACCGAACTTATGATCGAAATCGTAGACCTGAAAATTCGTGTAAAAAGTACTGTAGTAGGAATAGATTACAACAAGTTCATACTCGTTAACGCGTCCTCTCTTAATGTTGTTGCAGGCGGCTATATGGATGGAACAATTATAACTAGTCCTATAATCATAAGATACCTATGTGATGGTTATGTCTATGGATTCAAGACGGAAGTTCTAAACATAGTCTACAAACCCGAAAAATTAATCTTCTTTGCCTACCCAAAAGAAATAGAAGAATATAATATCCGCAGCAATCCAAGATATGAGTGCAGTTTACCAGCTGAGGCAAAAATTGGTGATTTTGCCATTGATCTGGTCATTATCAATATAAGCAAGAATGGGTGTGGTTGTGTTGTCAAGACATCCGGAGGTATAAATAAAGAACAGCTGTTTGAGTTGTTAAAAACGGATATGAAGATAGACTTGACGATGCAACTTCCTGGAATTGAAAATAAACTTGGTGTAAAAAGCGCTATCAGGCACATCAACGCAGGTGATGATCCTATTACGATCGGACTAATATTTGAAGATATGGTGTCAGATGTAAAGATGAATCTTGACAAGTTTATTTCATTGGTTTCTATTGTATAA
- the der gene encoding ribosome biogenesis GTPase Der — MKKPIVAIIGRPNVGKSTLFNRILGKRVAIVEDFPGVTRDRNYAPTSYCGREFILVDTGGLEPETSDYILSKMRTQAEIAVDESDIIIFLMDGIEGLTTADAEIAGMLRKVSKPVFYTVNKVDSKKGLSSVPEFYSVGIEKLYPISAEHGLDVDELLDDVYALLPDAEEVQEEDAFPRIAIVGRPNAGKSTLVNRLIGKERLVTSPVPGTTRDSIDTVVSYYKKKYMFIDTAGIRRKSKIDNGIESYSVIRALRSIDRCDIAILLLDTMEGIAVQDLKIARYIEDAGRGCIIALNKWDLVEKDENTMERYRKNIVSNYPHLSHIPVIFISALTGIRAAKIYPEIHSVMEQYSRKITTGELNRFIGEISKRLPMSSYRGKVLKIYYATQTGTRPPRFTLFVNYPGAIGTNIKRFIENNMRSKWGFDGVPIRLMTRGK, encoded by the coding sequence ATGAAAAAACCAATAGTAGCCATAATCGGCAGACCAAATGTAGGCAAGTCCACCCTGTTTAACCGCATACTGGGAAAACGTGTGGCCATAGTGGAGGACTTTCCCGGTGTAACACGCGACAGGAACTATGCCCCGACCTCATACTGCGGAAGGGAGTTTATCTTAGTAGACACCGGCGGGCTTGAACCAGAGACTTCAGACTATATACTCTCGAAGATGAGGACACAGGCGGAAATAGCCGTTGATGAGTCCGATATAATAATTTTTTTGATGGACGGAATAGAGGGTCTTACAACAGCAGATGCTGAGATAGCAGGAATGCTCAGGAAGGTCAGCAAGCCTGTCTTCTATACAGTTAACAAGGTTGACAGTAAAAAAGGATTATCGAGTGTTCCCGAATTTTATTCAGTAGGTATAGAAAAACTTTACCCCATTTCTGCTGAACATGGTCTGGATGTTGACGAACTTCTTGACGATGTATATGCCCTCTTGCCTGATGCAGAGGAAGTGCAAGAGGAAGATGCATTCCCCAGGATAGCCATTGTAGGAAGACCGAATGCCGGTAAATCTACATTGGTTAACAGGCTCATAGGTAAAGAGCGGCTTGTGACAAGCCCTGTTCCAGGAACTACGAGAGACTCCATAGATACCGTAGTATCTTATTACAAAAAAAAGTACATGTTCATAGATACTGCAGGAATCAGGAGAAAATCAAAAATAGATAACGGGATTGAATCCTACAGTGTTATCAGGGCCTTGAGAAGTATAGACAGATGTGATATCGCGATCCTCCTGCTTGATACGATGGAAGGAATAGCAGTTCAGGACCTTAAGATAGCCCGTTATATTGAAGATGCCGGAAGGGGCTGCATTATTGCTTTAAATAAATGGGACCTTGTAGAAAAGGATGAGAATACGATGGAAAGGTACAGGAAGAATATCGTGTCAAATTATCCCCACTTATCTCACATCCCGGTGATTTTCATCTCCGCCCTTACTGGTATCAGGGCAGCAAAGATTTATCCGGAGATCCATTCTGTCATGGAACAATATTCACGGAAGATTACGACTGGAGAGCTCAACAGATTTATAGGTGAGATTTCCAAAAGACTTCCAATGTCTTCATACAGGGGAAAGGTATTAAAAATATATTATGCAACTCAAACAGGCACGCGTCCCCCCAGGTTCACACTGTTTGTAAATTATCCCGGCGCTATAGGCACAAACATTAAACGCTTTATTGAAAACAATATGCGTTCGAAGTGGGGGTTTGACGGCGTGCCGATACGGCTGATGACGAGGGGAAAATAA
- a CDS encoding DUF401 family protein: protein MHDVVKILVIFAAILILINRKLNLGLAMITGAIGLALLYRLSLAALSTVLITTVTSYTGIQLILALGLIMIMENILRKTETFKEMMMALKNVVRDARIVLAAPPAIIGMVPSVGGAYFSAPLVEEASSSISITPERKGFINYWFRHIWEYVMPTYPGIILASALTGFPLGKLIVYQLPFAVMVILTGALFCFRGIKIPNNTPSIERRRDNIIKLVISLLPLGIVILLVAVFRIDIVITMGIVIITLFIYHRYTFKMIIDSFRESISWKILLIITGVIFFKEMLDATGSVNGVSLFFKGTGFPLIILYFMLPFLVGMLTGLTIAFVGATFPLLITLSGGAPDIGHMAFAFASGFTGVMFSPVHMCFVLTGEYFKADKGTIYRYMIIPCSMVMLTAVIIWVVG from the coding sequence ATGCATGATGTTGTAAAGATACTTGTTATATTTGCCGCGATATTAATCCTGATCAACCGTAAGCTCAATCTGGGACTTGCTATGATAACCGGGGCCATAGGGCTGGCACTCCTCTACAGACTGTCACTAGCCGCCCTGAGTACTGTATTGATCACTACAGTAACAAGTTATACAGGTATTCAGTTAATACTCGCTCTGGGGCTGATTATGATAATGGAGAATATACTGAGAAAGACTGAGACCTTTAAGGAGATGATGATGGCGTTGAAGAATGTCGTTCGTGATGCGAGGATAGTCCTTGCAGCGCCTCCTGCAATAATCGGGATGGTGCCTTCTGTCGGAGGTGCATATTTCTCAGCGCCATTGGTTGAAGAAGCAAGCAGTTCAATATCTATCACCCCTGAGAGAAAGGGCTTTATCAACTACTGGTTCAGACATATATGGGAATATGTCATGCCGACATATCCGGGGATCATATTGGCCTCTGCCCTGACAGGTTTTCCTCTGGGCAAATTGATTGTCTATCAACTGCCATTCGCTGTCATGGTGATCCTCACAGGGGCATTATTTTGTTTCAGGGGGATAAAAATACCCAATAACACCCCTTCGATTGAACGACGCAGGGACAACATAATAAAACTTGTCATAAGCCTCTTGCCCTTAGGCATTGTCATACTTTTGGTTGCCGTATTCCGCATAGATATTGTCATTACAATGGGAATTGTCATCATAACCCTGTTCATTTATCACCGCTATACTTTTAAAATGATTATTGACTCATTCAGGGAAAGTATATCCTGGAAGATCTTGTTGATCATAACCGGTGTGATATTTTTCAAGGAGATGCTCGATGCAACAGGTTCAGTAAATGGTGTATCGCTATTTTTCAAGGGTACAGGTTTCCCGCTGATAATCCTGTATTTTATGCTGCCCTTTCTGGTAGGTATGCTTACCGGCCTTACGATAGCCTTTGTCGGCGCCACCTTCCCGCTCCTAATCACTTTGAGCGGGGGGGCTCCTGATATCGGTCATATGGCCTTTGCCTTTGCCAGCGGCTTCACTGGAGTAATGTTCTCCCCTGTTCATATGTGTTTTGTGCTCACAGGTGAATACTTCAAGGCAGATAAGGGCACCATATACAGGTATATGATTATTCCATGCAGTATGGTAATGTTAACAGCTGTAATTATATGGGTTGTGGGGTGA